Proteins from a genomic interval of Crassostrea angulata isolate pt1a10 chromosome 7, ASM2561291v2, whole genome shotgun sequence:
- the LOC128191859 gene encoding tryptophan--tRNA ligase, cytoplasmic-like, translating into MSDSQEMNKNGSNVDQPGADEEDIVNPWEVSTHSAKGVDYDKLITRFGSTKIDDALIQRIEKATGKPVHHLLRRGIFFSQRDMEMILDVYEKKQPFYLYTGRGPSSEAMHMGHLIPFIFTKWLQDTFDVPLVIQLTDDEKFLWKDLTLDETNHLAFENAKDIIACGFDVEKTFIFSDLDFLTNSPAFYRTICRIQKLVTYNQVKGIFGFSDSDSIGKISFPAIQAAPSFSCMFPEIFSGRTDIPCLIPCAIDQDPYFRMTRDVAPRMGCLKPALLHSTFFPALQGAQTKMSASDPNSSIFVTDTDKQIKEKINKYAFSGGGATVEEHKAKGGNCEIDVSYQYLTFFMEDDKRLEEIRKTYASGELMTGSLKMELIEILQKLVGEHRKRRAEVTDDMVRQFMKPRKLKYDYPPAESKK; encoded by the exons ATGTCTGATAGTcaagaaatgaacaaaaatggGTCAAATGTTGACCAGCCTGGGGCTGATGAAGAGGACATAGTCAATCCTTGGGAGGTCTCAACACACTCTGCAAAAGGGGTAGACTATGACAAACTCATaa CAAGATTTGGAAGTACAAAGATTGACGATGCTTTAATTCAAAGAATCGAAAAGGCTACAGGAAAACCAGTCCATCATCTTCTCCGGAGaggcatatttttttcacaaag GGACATGGAAATGATTCTAGATGTTTATGAAAAGAAACAGCCATTTTATCTATACACCGGTAGAGGACCATCATCAGAAGCTATGCACATGGGTCATCTTATTCCATTTATTTTCACAAA ATGGCTGCAAGACACATTTGACGTACCCCTTGTTATTCAGCTGACCGATGACGAAAAGTTCCTGTGGAAAGACCTTACCCTGGACGAAACTAACCATCTGGCCTTTGAAAATGCTAAGGATATCATTGCCTGTGGTTTTGACGTCGAAAAGACATTCATCTTCAGCGATCTGGATTTCCTCAc gAACAGTCCTGCTTTCTACAGGACAATATGTCGAATTCAAAAGCTGGTGACGTACAACCAGGTCAAGGGTATTTTTGGATTTTCAGACAGCGACAGTATTGGTAAAATTAGCTTTCCTGCCATTCAAGCTGCGCCAAGCTTTAGTTGCATGTTTCCTGAAATATTCAGTGGCAGGACCGACATTCCCTGCCTCATCCCATGTGCAATAGATCAG GACCCATACTTTCGAATGACTAGAGACGTTGCTCCACGGATGGGTTGCTTAAAACCTGCTTTGCTCCACTCTACATTCTTTCCGGCTTTACAAGGGGCACAGACGAAGATGAGTGCTAGTGATCCTAATTCTTCAATATTTGTCACTGATACGGACAAGCAAATCAAGGAAAAG ATCAATAAATATGCATTTTCCGGAGGTGGTGCCACTGTAGAAGAGCATAAAGCAAAGGGAGGAAACTGTGAGATAGATGTGTCATATCAATATCTGACGTTCTTCATGGAAGATGATAAACGACTTGAAGAAATTCGAAAA ACATATGCTAGCGGTGAATTAATGACAGGATCGTTGAAAATGGAACTGATAGAAATTCTACAAAAACTGGTCGGCGAACATCGTAAAAGGCGCGCAGAGGTTACCGATGACATGGTCAGACAGTTCATGAAGccaagaaaattgaaatatgattATCCTCCCGCGGAAAGCAAGAAGTGA
- the LOC128191861 gene encoding tryptophan 2,3-dioxygenase-like, whose protein sequence is MADEPKKLTYETYLGLDKLLKCQELESEKEGNRVAEEHLFIIVHQGFEIWFKQILEDFKGVIDILKEPKIEERTHLSGITTKLGRCILILKVIIQHFEIIETMPPAVFLNFRKYLKSGSGFQSLQFRQIENTLGLRPETREQDQPGKDYKDALNTEQSKVAKASEKGDTLFSVSETWLKNIFGTYVRDRAQYSKVLSDMVKTWAEDTTIEEHHRGDKEAFDKILKEDTYKTIPDRRLAFEAFHGALLISLYQDEPEFQSAYHTIKLLMDIDSLISKWRHTHVLMVHRMLGKKTGTGGSSGYDYLKKTNQDKYRVFMEFFNMGAYLIPEEYKKGKKPYSVPESVGGI, encoded by the exons ATGGCCGACGAACCAAAGAAACTAACATATGAAACCTATCTTGGT TTGGATAAGTTGCTGAAATGTCAGGAACTAGAGAGCGAAAAGGAAGGAAACCGGGTTGCCGAGGAACACCTCTTCATCATCGTTCATCAag GATTTGAGATATGGTTCAAACAAATACTCGAAGATTTTAAAGGCGTCATAGACATATTGAAAGAGCCT aaaatcgAAGAACGAACACATTTGTCTGGAATCACCACAAAATTAGGACgatgcattttaattttaaag GTAATTATTCAGCATTTCGAAATTATTGAGACTATGCCACCTGCAGTTTTTCTGAATTTTAG aaaatatttgaagaGCGGATCAGGATTTCAAAGTCTACAGTTTCGCCAGATTGAAAATACTCTCGGTCTTAGACCA GAGACACGAGAGCAGGATCAACCAGGAAAGGATTACAAAGATGCTCTCAATACAGAACAAAGCAAGGTAGCAAAAGCTTCAGAAAAGGGGGATACCTTATTTTCAGTTTCAGAG ACAtggctaaaaaatatatttggtaCCTATGTCAGAGATCGGGCTCAGTATTCTAAAGTGCTGAGTGACATGGTGAAAACATGGGCTGAG GATACCACAATAGAGGAGCATCATAGGGGAGATAAG gAAGCATTTGATAAGATTCTGAAAGAAGATACCTATAAAACAATACCAG ATAGAAGACTTGCTTTCGAGGCTTTCCATGGAGCTTTGTTGATTTCACTTTACCAAGACGAACCGGAATTCCAAAGCGCATACCATACAATAAAGCTTCTTATGGATATAGACTCTTTAATCTCAAAATGGCGCC ATACGCATGTTCTCATGGTCCATCGTATGCTTGGAAAGAAAACTGGAACAGGGGGGTCTTCGGGATACGACTACTTAAAAAAGACTAATCA AGATAAATACAGAGTGTTCATGGAATTTTTCAATATGGGTGCATATCTCATCCCGGAAGAATACAAGAAAGGGAAAAAACCGTATTCTGTTCCTGAAAGTGTAGGAGGCATCTGA